One segment of Etheostoma cragini isolate CJK2018 chromosome 23, CSU_Ecrag_1.0, whole genome shotgun sequence DNA contains the following:
- the LOC117938868 gene encoding E3 ubiquitin-protein ligase TRIM21-like encodes MVKKAVAHMEKKISNEIEMVIHEVRLSDGCDAAEKVMTDEFFKEAWTLPQDKLMMIQQCNAVDVTLDPYTANSKLVVSQGGKQLRFAGGLPSCTALFGRSFVRQPFVLGKEGFSSGRFYYEVRVTASKGWLLGVVKESINREILFFPTPQEGGWTIIHIYNPITKVHEDYFANNLSTAPLYLRQRSQTVGVFVDYERGEVSFYDVEARTLIYSYTGCAFMETPPSQQDVLYSMAATSSSSKPKLYPIFGIFENDYDNMLVITPVV; translated from the coding sequence ATGGTGAAAAAAGCAGTGGCTCatatggaaaagaaaatcagtaATGAGATTGAGATGGTTATTCATGAGGTCAGGCTATCTGATGGTTGTGATGCAGCTGAGAAAGTGATGACGGATGAGTTCTTTAAAGAAGCGTGGACTCTGCCGCAGGACAAGCTGATGATGATCCAGCAGTGTAATGCAGTGGATGTGACTCTAGACCCCTACACAGCCAATTCCAAACTTGTGGTGTCTCAAGGTGGGAAACAACTGAGATTTGCTGGAGGTCTACCGTCTTGTACTGCTTTATTTGGGAGAAGTTTTGTACGACAACCGTTTGTTCTTGGGAAAGAGGGTTTTTCCTCCGGCAGGTTCTACTATGAAGTCCGGGTCACTGCAAGCAAAGGCTGGCTCTTGGGAGTGGTCAAAGAGTCCATTAACAGGGAGATATTATTCTTTCCTACCCCTCAGGAAGGTGGCTGGACAATCATTCACATCTATAATCCAATAACCAAAGTCCATGAGGATTATTTTGCTAATAATTTAAGCACTGCTCCGCTGTACCTGAGGCAAAGGTCCCAGACAGTGGGTGTGTTTGTTGATTACGAGAGGGGAGAGGTCTCCTTCTATGACGTGGAAGCCAGGACTCTGATCTACTCCTACACGGGATGTGCCTTTATGGAGACCCCACCTTCACAACAAGATGTTCTCTATTCAATGGCTGCCACATCTTCAAGTAGCAAACCAAAGCTCTACCCTATTTTTGGTATCTTTGAAAATGATTATGACAACATGCTCGTAATCACTCCTGTAGTTTGA